The Enterobacter asburiae genomic sequence ACGGCTAACGATCGCGCCGACGCTATCGTCAACCATTACTACTGGATTGATAGCCTGAAAGAGAGCGGTCTCGCTCAGGCCCTGACGAGCCCGCAGGAGCAAACCGTTGTGCAGTTCCATGCTAAAGACGGTGTAACCTATACGGTCAATGCTTCCTCTGCGGGAAAAGCCGAGCGCGAAGGAGAAAGCACGCTGTGGCTACACGACAACGAGGATACGCTGCTGGCCAGCCTGACCTTTAGCGTCGCGCGCAGCAATGGTCAGCAAGTGATGGTCATCGGCGGGCTTCAGGGGCCCCGTCGCTGCGTATCGCGAGACGTCATTAAACAGGCCACCCGCGCCTGTCACGGCCTGTTCCCTAAGCGCGTGTTGATGGAAGTTCTTTTTCAGCTGGCTGCGCAGTCATCTGTCCGGGCGATTTTTGCCGTCAGCGATGAAGGGCACGTTTTCCGCGCGTTGCGATATCGCCTGAGCAAAGGCCGCCATTTCCACGCCAGCTACGATGAATTTTGGGCATCTCTGGACGGTAAAAAGCTCTCAGCTTTCTGCTGGCAGCTGCCGCTGAAAATGGAGCGTAAATCCCTTGAAGAGATTGCCAGTAAAAAACGCGCCGAATACCGCCGTCGCTTTGAGCTACTCGATGAAATAGAGGCATCCGTTAAGTCCCACTTTTAAGCCTGGCTGGCGTCTTCGCTCACTGCATATCGGATGCATTCCGTTTAAAAAAGCATGATAAAGCAGTGCACTATTGCACAGGGCGAGGGCGCTCAGTTAGCATTGCGCGAAATGAAACCGGCGAATGCGTTGGGAAGAGCGCAATGTGGGCGCAAAAATGAGGGACTTCGGTAATGATCTATGACTGCTTCTTATATTACGATGAAGATATGCTTCTCGAAATCAGGCTAAACACGCTCGCGGACGTTGTCGACCGCTTCGTTATCGTTGAGTCAACGCATACCTTTACCGGTAAAAAGAGGCCGCTGCATTTTGACATTAATAAATACAGCCAGTTTAAAGATAAAATTATATACGTTGTTCATGATAAAGAGCCGATTACGAAAGCCGCTGAAGAATCACACCAGGCTCGGGAGGTGATTCCGGGTCTGCCAGTGGGAATGGAGGTGGATGCGTGGGCAAATGAAGCCGCGCAGAGGAATGCCATCATGCAGGGTTTGACGCAGGCCAGCGATGATGATTTGATTTTAGTTTCCGATGTCGATGAGATATTTTCACCACAGGTGGTAGCATCGATAAATCCCAAAAAGCTCTGCACCACTATTTATCAGAATTTCTATAATTATCAGTTCAACCTGCAGGTTTTTAATACTGACAACACGCCAAGAAAATGTAAATTGCCGAGAGCCACACAATATAAAAACCTCGTTAGTTTCTTTGGCGGCGAACCTGAATCATTCAGGAATCTTAAACGCACCCGAAGCGTTAAAAACTGGTCCTGGCTAAAGTGGAACTGGTTCAAGATTAACAACAGCATTATTGACAATGGTGGCTGGCACTTCTCATGGGTAATGACACCCGAGCGCATCTCAGAAAAAATGTCGACCATATCCCATACTGAATATGATCTTCCTGAGTTTAACAACCCGGAACACATCATGAAGGTCATTAAAAATGCGGAAGATATCTGGGGACGCGACAGGACGTTAACCAGGCAAGAGCTGACGGTTGAAAACTTCCCGGAGTACATTGTCCGCCACAAAGATAAATTCAGCGCGTTCATTATTTAACTTATGGGCTGCCCTTTTGCTGGCCGGAAGACTTTTGCTTAGCGATCTCTCGGACACAAAATTTTAACAAAGATCCCAAAAAACCCTGGACGCACGCGGTCCTGAGTATGTTATGGTTTAGACAGGATATGGAATGTTCGAGTAATTTTCGGGGGATTTTGTGTTGAGACCGAAAAAACCCTTGAGAAACAAATAGATAAAAAGAGACCGAATACGATTCCTGTTTATACCCGCAAATTATTTTTTCTTTCATAATCAAGACGATACGCACCAATCAGATTAAAATATATACATTTGATGGTGCGTTTTCAGGCACTAAAAATCATATAGTTACACAAATTTTCGGACATGTTCGGACGAGGTTCGGACACATTTTTTTCGCTTACGTTGACATGAAAAATTTTTTTTCTCATACTCGCCTTGCACCAGCAAAATCTGGTGTCGGGATTGGCGTCCCGGATAGAGACCGCGACAACAACACGCCGCGAGCGTGTTTTTTATTGTCGTTTGCATAGTCACATCTTCGCATTATGGTGGGCTGTGTGGGGGCGGAGAAATCCGCGCCGGTTGGTTTCCCGGTTACGCCAACCCTGCACAGTTCACCACCTAACTGATTGGCGTCAGCGGTGGTGGTTAATCTTGAAACCACATGAGGACGTCACTATGACCACTCAACTTATCCCCCTCTTTAACGGCAAGATTTGCAATGAAACAACCCTTCTCTGTGATGCGCGTGATCTTCATGCGTTCTTATCCGTAGGAAAAATTTTCGCAGCCTGGATAAAAGATCGCATTGCCGATTATGGCTTCATTGAAAACCAAGACTACGTTTTGCTTACCAATACTGGAAAGCAAAATTCTGGACGAGGTGGCCACAACCGAAAGGATTACCATCTCACACTCGACACCGCCAAAGAACTGGCTATGGTTGAACGAAACGATAAAGGCAGACAGATTCGCCGCTACTTCATCGAATGCGAAAAACAATTAAAACAGCAGGCCTCCAGCCCCACCTTTCCGGGGAATTACGCGGTAATCACCTACTTCGAAAACGGTCTGCCGGTGGCGTGCCACCCTCTTATGCCTGGCGAGGTGATCATGAATCCAGATTCATGCCTTGAGCACGTGATCCGCTCTGGCTACGTGGTGATGCCGTGCGATGAAGCGGAAAAATTCACGCTCGGCGAGATACAGGAAATGATCGCCATAGCACGGCGCGCACGTGATCGCTGGCTGCAACCTTAACCACGCAGGGCAGCCCGCTATTGCATATTGCGAGGCTGCTCAGTTAGCATTAAGCAATAATGAAGCACTGGCGAATGTTCTGCAATAAAGCGTGAATTTGGAGCAAAATTTAGAATGGATAAGGTTAAGTTAAGCGTTATAGTACCATGTTATAATTCACGTGATTTCATTGCTGAATGCCTACAGTCGATTCTTCCTTATTTGTCGAATACGGTTGAACTAATTGTTGTTAATGACGGTTCTACTGACGACAGTGCTGATATCATTGAACGCACTATACAAACATATAAAGATAAACTCATCACAATTATTCATCAAGATAATGCAGGCATTTCCGCCGCAAGGAACGCAGGGATAAAAATTGCGAAAGGTGAATATATAGCCTTGTTAGATTCCGATGATTTTTTTCACTCTGATTTCTGGGCTGAAGTGTTACCTTTGATAAATGACTCCACAATCGATATAGTAGAATTTAACGCTGAACAATTCGATGGTAAAATAACCAATATAGTTGAACATATAGATTGTTCTGTTTTCACAGGAAGGGTTGTTATCGCCTCTGTGGCAGAATTATCACCAGCATTCAAAAGATCCAAGTGGTATCCATGGGCAAGGGTTTATAAAACTGCATTATTCCATGAATTTGACATTCAATTTCCCACAGGCCGTCTCTATGAAGATATGAGCACAGTCCCGGCCATATATTTGCATAGCAAAGTTATCTATGGCCTTAATAAATCCTTGATTTGGTATCGCTATCATAAAAAAAGTATAACCCAAACTTTCAGACAAAAAGATATTGTTGATTTAGTTTACGCAGTAAAATTACTTTCGCTGCAGGCAAAAGATAATGCAGAGATAAAACGAGCCCTTTTCCCTACCGTGCAAAGAATATTCAATCTCCTCAAATACATGTTGGTGAAAAACAAAGGCGCAAAGCTTCCTTTCGTAGAACAGAAAGCACTACGCCGTGCCTTGCTAAGTTTCATTGGAAACTTTAAGATATCTCGTAAAGTTCAAATATTAATATTACCATTGTACCTAAATACGATCATTCGATTTAGGAAAAAATAGCCTTCATTCATTGGGTTGGTTTTAACGGCCAGTCAGGTTCGTTTGGATTAACCCTATTCAAAAGCACCCGATATATTTTCCATTCACGTAGACTTTCGACTTCCTGAGTGGTTGCAATTGATAAATCTACAGCATCTTGTAAAGTCGCTATAACTGCTGTAGCTTCATTTATCAAACGAATTTTTTTACTATTGATTTCATCCAACGGGTCAGGATTTATTTGAATTAGTTTTTTGCCATCAAATTTCCAACCACCCAATATATCAATACCCTCTGGAAATTCTGTTTCAGAAATCTCCGCCACATAAGAATCAATCGGATTTAGTGAAGATGCATCGAGAGAGTATGATGTGATAATTCCATTTTCATCATAAACTATTTTCATAGTTTCTTGTGAGAATTTCGATTGAATTTCATACCAATCATCGCCTCGTTCATTTTGCAGAAAAATAACATCCATCCCAGTAAGATTTTTTATAACGCTAGAATCTTTCAACAATTTTCCACTTGTAGGGATATATCTTGTAAATTTACCAGCAATCATCATATTGCACCTGTGTTATACCATGTTCCATTTAGATTATATTGTGGATATCTATAATACACCGCCGTATAGTTAGCATCTTGATATGATGCAGTCAAAACTGCACCATTTGGTGCAACGGCCCATCCACCATTATTATTGTTAGCAGCTCCCTGAGCACCTAACCGCATACCCTGCAGGAAATTACCTCTAACCCAGTCTTGAGGTGCAAGTTCTATAACTGCACCTGTAGACTCCTGCCGCATATATGGGTATGCAGGATTGTTTGATGAAAGCCCAACGGTAGTAATCGAGTCACGTCGCGCGTATGGGCTTAAATCCTGTTGTGGCGGTGGGTTATTGGGCGAGTACACCCGCACTCCTGGCGTGTCGTACAGGCCCGCCCCCGCCTGAATCAGCCCCACGCTGCTGATATTCCTCCCTGAGTGAATATCATCCTTAGCCTCAAGATAATTAGGCGCAATCACATTTCCATTTGACTGAATATCTACTGACGGTCCCTGCGCTGCGCGTAAATGAAGCACTTTATCGTCAGAGGCATAAACGAGCCCCATTTCTGCACCGGAAGCATTAAAAAACCAGAGGTGTTTATTCCCTGCCCCACGAATGTTTATCGCATTTTGTGAAAGCTCTGCACCGCCATTGACAGCCTTAAGCGCCCCCGGAATAGTTACCGTATTATTATCAGAATCGTATTGCACCGCCCTGAAATAGCGCCAGCCTATGGTAGTACCATCATCTTCCCGAATGGCGAGGATCAACTTCGAATTCGTGTAACTGACGAACTGGATCAACGGCCTGTTTACCCTCCCCCCCTGAGCGGGGCCGGTGGCGCACACGACATCTATATAATAAAAATCCTGCGTAATGAACGGTGGGTTATTGGTACACCCACGCGTATCAATAAACAATGATTCACCGACGACAAAGGGGTAAGTCGCAAAATCAATCGCGCCGTGATTAGAGTCGGCTGTAAAATTCCCCTTGTAACCAACAGGCACCAGAGCGTTGTTATTGCTGTTGTCAGCGGTGTTACGAATAGCTGCGGTTCCCAGCTCCAGATTCGAGCGCGCCAGTGCTTTATCCACCACATCAGCAAGATTCTTGCTGCGTAAAAGCGCATCAGGCACACGGTCAGTGATGAGCTTAACGATAGCCTGATATAGCTGATCATGTTGCCCTTTATTCAGCACCGCGCCTGATTTCTCGATAGCGTTACAGATTTCCTCCTGAACGGCATCCCACATATCACTGTTCAGATCAGTAGCACGGCGGCCGGTGGCCGGGTCACCATTTGTAAAACCATTTTTGCCCTGACCAAATTTATCGGCCTGAGCCGTGGGTGTATCAATTCGATGCATTGTCTGTTCCTTCCGGGTAAGCAAAAACGACGACGGTATGTGACGGCGCAAGTTTTTCTATAACGCACTCAGCGACCGTGTCGCCCCAGGTTCTGATTGCGGAGTTGCACGCACTGGTGCAGGTCTGCCAGTTAACGTTGGCGTCAGCCGGGATATTCACACGCCAGTAATAGCGCCAGAATTCCCCCCATTCCGGGTTAGGGCTGCTGTCGAGGTTCTGAAACTGTTCAATCGTTGCGGTGGTATAACCCAGCGCGTCCAGCTGGTTACGGTAGAACTGTTCGTTGATACCGCCCGCCACGTTGGCCTTTGCATCCAGACGTTGCTGACGCTGGACCAGCGATTGCACCCCGTCAGGGGTACAGGAGTCCGGCAGGCCGTAGACGGTTTCATAGCGGTCAATCAACTCTGTTGTCTGCGCCGGGTCAATTTCCTTCATCAGCGCATCGGCACGTTGATGCACGCGCGTAAGCGACGGGGCAAGGCCTTCAATTAACGGGATCTCACCCTCCCATGCCGGGCCAGGCGGAAGCAGCCTGTAGAGTAGCTGCTCATATTCATCCTGCATTGCCATCAGCTGCTCGCCTCCGTATAGGTTTCCCAGGTGATGGTGCCAACAACGGGCAGTTCGGTAGATCCCAGCGCAACGTCTGCAACCGGCGCACGCAGCTGGTGAGCAACCTCCCCTGTTGCCAGGCTTATCGCTTCGCTGATGCGTGACAGGTACACTTTTCCGTCAGGAACACCGTCGCGCAGCATC encodes the following:
- a CDS encoding VirK/YbjX family protein; this translates as MSNTHLHNDVFYPHRTNIISELVNGKRVPGPIWRKREYRLKFLLRSLLFWSSTHRMLEALSGRDDFDRLLASQITLPSKTHRQYLMRGLTANDRADAIVNHYYWIDSLKESGLAQALTSPQEQTVVQFHAKDGVTYTVNASSAGKAEREGESTLWLHDNEDTLLASLTFSVARSNGQQVMVIGGLQGPRRCVSRDVIKQATRACHGLFPKRVLMEVLFQLAAQSSVRAIFAVSDEGHVFRALRYRLSKGRHFHASYDEFWASLDGKKLSAFCWQLPLKMERKSLEEIASKKRAEYRRRFELLDEIEASVKSHF
- a CDS encoding glycosyltransferase family 17 protein, yielding MIYDCFLYYDEDMLLEIRLNTLADVVDRFVIVESTHTFTGKKRPLHFDINKYSQFKDKIIYVVHDKEPITKAAEESHQAREVIPGLPVGMEVDAWANEAAQRNAIMQGLTQASDDDLILVSDVDEIFSPQVVASINPKKLCTTIYQNFYNYQFNLQVFNTDNTPRKCKLPRATQYKNLVSFFGGEPESFRNLKRTRSVKNWSWLKWNWFKINNSIIDNGGWHFSWVMTPERISEKMSTISHTEYDLPEFNNPEHIMKVIKNAEDIWGRDRTLTRQELTVENFPEYIVRHKDKFSAFII
- a CDS encoding antA/AntB antirepressor family protein, which codes for MTTQLIPLFNGKICNETTLLCDARDLHAFLSVGKIFAAWIKDRIADYGFIENQDYVLLTNTGKQNSGRGGHNRKDYHLTLDTAKELAMVERNDKGRQIRRYFIECEKQLKQQASSPTFPGNYAVITYFENGLPVACHPLMPGEVIMNPDSCLEHVIRSGYVVMPCDEAEKFTLGEIQEMIAIARRARDRWLQP
- a CDS encoding glycosyltransferase family 2 protein, yielding MDKVKLSVIVPCYNSRDFIAECLQSILPYLSNTVELIVVNDGSTDDSADIIERTIQTYKDKLITIIHQDNAGISAARNAGIKIAKGEYIALLDSDDFFHSDFWAEVLPLINDSTIDIVEFNAEQFDGKITNIVEHIDCSVFTGRVVIASVAELSPAFKRSKWYPWARVYKTALFHEFDIQFPTGRLYEDMSTVPAIYLHSKVIYGLNKSLIWYRYHKKSITQTFRQKDIVDLVYAVKLLSLQAKDNAEIKRALFPTVQRIFNLLKYMLVKNKGAKLPFVEQKALRRALLSFIGNFKISRKVQILILPLYLNTIIRFRKK
- a CDS encoding tail fiber assembly protein, encoding MMIAGKFTRYIPTSGKLLKDSSVIKNLTGMDVIFLQNERGDDWYEIQSKFSQETMKIVYDENGIITSYSLDASSLNPIDSYVAEISETEFPEGIDILGGWKFDGKKLIQINPDPLDEINSKKIRLINEATAVIATLQDAVDLSIATTQEVESLREWKIYRVLLNRVNPNEPDWPLKPTQ
- a CDS encoding YmfQ family protein; amino-acid sequence: MAMQDEYEQLLYRLLPPGPAWEGEIPLIEGLAPSLTRVHQRADALMKEIDPAQTTELIDRYETVYGLPDSCTPDGVQSLVQRQQRLDAKANVAGGINEQFYRNQLDALGYTTATIEQFQNLDSSPNPEWGEFWRYYWRVNIPADANVNWQTCTSACNSAIRTWGDTVAECVIEKLAPSHTVVVFAYPEGTDNASN